In Nocardioides nitrophenolicus, the genomic window ACGCGTTCAACTCCGGCGACGACCTGGTCGTGCTGGCGCCCGGCGAGACGTTCACGGCGGCGTGGGGCATCCGCGCGGTCTGAGCGCCGGGCCTCAGTCCTGGTGGGCCGCCACCACGGCGCGCAGCTCGCGGATCGCGGTCGCGGCCCGGGCGCCGTCGGAGGCGTGGATGCCGAGCAGCGAGATCCGCTGGTCGTCGCCCAGGTCGAGATGTGGCCAGGGCGCGCCCTGCGGGAAGCGCACGGCGCCGACCTCGGCCCAGGAGAGCCGCCGGCTGCGGTAGCCGTTGACGACGGTGAGCCCGTCCTCGCGGGCGACCACCCGGGACCGGGCCAGGGCGTTGAGCAGCGCCAGGCCGAGCAGGATGAAGAAGATGACCGTCGCCTTCTCCAGGTCGTTGACGGCGTCCTTGGTCTGATCGTCGAAGCTCACCCAGAGCCAGGCGAAGGCGCCGACCAGGATCACCGCGAACACGGCCGCCGCCAGCCGCGGACCGAGCGGGCGCCAGGTCCGCGGCAGGGCGGGTACGTCGGTGGCAGGAGTCACGGGGTCAGAGCCGGCAGGCGTGGATGTCGGTGGTGAGGATCGCCCGCGCGCCGAGGGCGAACAGCTCGTCCATCACCCGCTGGGCGGTGGCCCGCTGCACCATGGAGCGGACCGCGACCCAGCCCTCTCGATGGAGCGGGCTGACCGTGGGGCTCTCGATCCCGGGCGTCAGCGCGATGGCCTGCTCGACCTTCTCGGCGCGGATGTCGTAGTCCATCATCACGTAGGCGCGGGCGACCAGGACGCCCTGCAGGCGGCGGGTGAAGACCTCGAGCGCGCTGGGCTCGGCGCCCTGGCGGGTGATCATCACGCCCTCGGACTCCAAGATGACCTCGCCGAAGACCTCCAGGCCCGCGTTGCGCAGGGTCGAGCCGGTCTCGACGACGTCGGCGATCACGTCGGCCACGCCGAGCTGGATGCTGGTCTCCACCGCGCCGTCCAGGCGGACGACCGCGGCGTCGACCCCCTGCTCGGCGAGATAGCGCTTCACCACGCCGTCGTAGGACGTCGCGATCCGCTTGCCGGCGAGGTCGGCCACGCCGGTGGCGGTGCCGGGACGCGCGGCGAAGCGGAACTTCGAGCGGCCGAAGCCGAGCTGCAGCGCCTCGGTGGCGGTGGCGTGGGAGTCGAGGAGCAGGTCGCGACCGGTGATGCCGGCGTCGAGGGTGCCCTCGCCGACGTACAGCGCGATGTCACGGGGCCGCAGGTAGAAGAACTCGACGTCGTTGTCGGGGTCGAGCTTGGTGAGCTGCTTGGAGTCCGAGCGCTGGGCGTAGCCCGCCTCGCGGAGCATGCCGGAGGCAGCCTCGGACAGGGCCCCCTTGTTGGGGACGGCGATCTTGAGCATGGAGATGGCCTTTGAAATCGGTACAGCCTCAGAGGTGTGCGTAGACGTCGTCGAGCGAGAGTCCGCTCGCGATCATGAGGACCTGGGCGTGGTAGAGGAGCTGGCTGATCTCCAGCGCCGTGGCGTCCTTGCCCTCATGCTCGGCGGCCATCCAGGACTCAGCGGCCTCCTCGATCAGCTTCTTGCCGATCGCATGGACGCCGGCGTCGAGCTGCCGGACGGTGCCGGATCCCTCGGGCCGCGTCTGTGCCTTCTCGCTGAGCTCTGCGAACAGCTCGTCGAACGTCTTCACGGGAGGTCAGCCTACGGCGTGGTCGTGGACCGACCGCCCCCGGTCTCAGCCCGCGTAGCCGCGGCTGCGGATCTTCTTCAGCGTGGCTGCGGTCTGCAGTGCGGCGGACGCGGCCTCGTAGCCCTTGTCCTCGCGGGAGCCGTCGAGGCCCGCGCGGTCGAGGGCCTGCGCCTCGTCGTCGCAGGTGAGCACGCCGAAGCCGATCGGCACGTGATGGTCGAGGGAGACCCGGGTGAGACCGTCGGTGGCGGCGCTGCACACGTATTCGAAGTGGGGCGTGCCGCCCCGGATCACCACGCCGAGCGCGATCACCGCGTCGTACGACGGCGCGAGGGCGTCGGCGGTGACGGCCAGCTCGAAGGTGCCCGGGACCCGGACCACGACGGGCGCCTCGACCTTGTGGTCGGCGAACGCCCGCTGCGCACCGGCGATCAGGCCGTCCATGACCTGGGTGTGCCAGCTCGCGGCGACGACCGCGACCCGCAGGTCGTGGCAGTCGGTCGGGGCGATGTCGGGAGCGCCGTGTCCGGCCATGTCAGTTGACTCCTTCGAGGTCGAGGTCGGGCAGGTCGTGGCCCATCCGGTCGCGCTTGGTCAGCAGGTAGGCGAGGTTGTGGCCGTTGGGGTGGGGGGTGAGCGGCACCCGCTCGCCGACCGTGATGCCGTAGTCCTCGAGCGAGGTCACCTTGTCGGGGTTGTTGGTCAGCAGCCGCACCTCGGACACCCCGAGGTCCTTGAGGATCTGCGTGGCCGCGCCGTAGTGGCGGGCGTCGGCGGGCAGGCCGAGGTCGAGGTTGGCGTCGACGGTGTCGCGGCCGCCGTCCTGGAGCTGGTAGGCCTGCAGCTTGGCGACCAGGCCGATCCCCCGGCCCTCGTGGCCGCGCAGGTAGACCACCACGCCCCGGCCCTCCTGGACGATCCGGTCCATCGCCTCGTTGAGCTGGGGGCCGCAGTCGCAGCGGCTGGAGCCGAAGACGTCGCCGGTGAGGCACTCGGAGTGGACCCGGGTCAGCACCGGGCCGCCCTCGGCGAGGGCCGCCGGGTCGCCGTACACGAGGGCGACGTGCTCGCTGCCGTCGACGGTGATGGTGTAGCCGATGGCGGTGAAGTCGCCGTGGCTGGTGGGCAGGCTGGTCTCGGCCTCGCGCACCACGTGGGTCTCGACGCGACGGCGGTAGCGGACCAGGTCCTCGATCGAGATCATCGCCAGGCCGTGCTCGTCGGCGAACGCGCGCAGCTCGGGCGCGCGCTTCATGGTGCCGTCGTCGTTGACGACCTCGACCAGCACGCCCGCCGGCGTGAGCCCGGCGAGCCGGCACAGGTCGACGGCGGCCTCGGTGTGGCCGCGGCGCACCAGCACGCCGCCCTCGCGGTAGCGCAGCGGGAACACGTGACCGGGCCTGGTCAGCTCCCACGGCTCGGTCGCGGAGTCGGCCAGCACCCGCACCGTGTGGGCCCGGTCGGCCGCGGAGATGCCGGTGCTGACGCCGTCGCGGGCGTCGACCGAGATGGTGTACGCCGTGCGGTAGGCGTCCTTGTTGTGGGGGGTCATCAGCGGGATCTCGAGCCGGTCGAGCATCGCGCCGGGCATCGGCGCGCAGATCACGCCGCTGGAGTGGCGAATCGTGAACGCCATCAGCTCCGGCGTCGCCTTGCTGGCGGCGAAGATGATGTCGCCCTCGTTCTCGCGGTCCTCGTCGTCGACCACGACGACGGCCCTGCCCGCCGCGATGTCGGCGATCGCACGATCGACCGGGTCCAGTCGCACCGACATGTCAGTTCTCCTTGCTGGCGCTGGTGTAGGCACGCACGAGCTTCTCGACGTGCTTGGCGATCACGTCGACCTCGAGGTTGACCCGGTCGCCGACGCCGCGGAAGCCGAGGGTCGTGCGGGCCAGGGTCTCGGGGATCAGGCTGACGGTGAAGGTGTCGTCCCTCGCCTCGACCACCGTGAGGGAGGTGCCGTCGACGGTGATCGAGCCCTTGTCGACGAGATAGCGCCCCAGGTCGTCGGGGAGCTTGATCTCGACGATCTCCCAGTGCTCGCTGGGGGTGCGGGCGACGACCTCGCCGACGGCGTCGACGTGTCCCTGCACGACGTGGCCGCCCAGCCGCTTCTCCGCGGTGACGGCGCGCTCCAGGTTGACCCGGTCGCCCACGGCCAGGCCGCCGATGCTGGTCTTGGCGAGGGTCTCGGCCATCACGTCGGCGGTCCAGGTCGTGTCGCTGCGCTCGGCGACGGTCAGGCAGCAGCCGTTGACCGCGATCGAGTCACCGAGGCCGGCGTCGGACAGGGTCACCTCGGAGGCGATGGTGAGCCGGATGGCGTCCCCCTGGTCCTCGACGGCGGTGACGGTGCCGAGCTCCTCGACGATGCCGGTGAACATTCCTCAGTTCCTCTCGCTGGGGCGCATGATCATGCGCACGTTGGCCTCGGCGCCCTCGCCGACGACGGTGGTCTCGATCAGCCGGAGGTGCAACGCGTCGCCGATGGTCCCGATTCCGAGGTCGCCGACGGCCGAGCGGCCGGCGCCGAGGAGCATCGGGGCGACGTACGTGACGACCTCATCGACCAGCCCGGCCCGCAGGAAGGCGGCGGCCAGGGTCGGCCCGCCCTCCAGGAAGACGTGGTGGCGGTCGTGCTCGGCGTACAGGATGCGCAGGGCCTGCTCGGGATCGCGGGTGCGCAGGTGCACCGTGGGCGCGGCGTCGTCGAACACCCGGCGGTCCTCGGCGAGCTCACGCTCCCCCAGCACCACCCGCAGCGGCTGCTCCCCGACCGGCTGGTCGTCGTCGCCGCGCACGGTCAGCTGCGGGTCGTCGACCTCGACCGTGTTCGCGCCCACGAGCATGGTGTCGCACAGGGCGCGCAGCAGGTGGGTGTCGCGGCGCGCGGCAGGCGAGGAGACCCAGCGCGAGCTGCCGTCGGCGGCGGCGCTGCGGCCGTCGAGGGTCGTCGCGAACTTCCAGGTCACGAACGGCCGGCCGTTGAGGTGGGCGAAGGTCCAGGTCCGGTTGAGCTCGGCGGCCTCGTCGGCCAGCAGCCCGGCATCGACCTCGAGTCCGGCCTCCAGCAGCGTGTCCAGGCCGCCCGCGGCCTGCGGGTTCGGGTCGCGCTGCGCGATCACGACGCGAGTCACGCCGGCGGCGATCAGGGCCTGGGCGCAGGGGCCGGTCCGGCCGGTGTGGTTGCACGGCTCCAGCGTGACGACGGCGGTCGCGCCGCGGGCCCGCTCGCCGGCCACCTTCAACGCCTCGACCTCGGCGTGCGGCGTTCCGGCGCCGTGGTGGTAGCCCTCCCCGACGATGCTGCCGTCGGGGGCGAGCAGCACGCAGCCCACCCGCGGGTTGGGGTGCAGGGGCACCCCGGGGGTCGCTGCCAGCGCGAGCGCACGACGCATCGCGTCGTACTCCCGGGTGAACGTCTCCGCCACCGGCCACCGCCTCTCGTCGTCCTGGACGCGGACTCCGGGGCTTGCCTGGCGTACGTCGGGCGGCCGTGCTCGGCCGTCCGTCGGACACTCGTGCGTGCACTTCCCATCCGGACTTTGACCGTCGGTCCAGGAGTTCCACCTGGTCAACCGATCACTGGCTGCGATCGGGTCGCGGACTGTCACCGCCGGTTCGGATTTTCACCGACCCCAGAGCACGCGAGCTCTTGGCACCATGGTGGCACACCGCGACACGCCGCGGACTGTGGGTCCGGTCACTGGGACTGTCGTAGCGTCGCCCCATGTCGTATCCCCCTCCGCTCTACGACGGCGACGGCGAGGTCTCGGCGTGGGTGCGCCCGAGCGCGACACCGGCCGATCTCGTCTACCCCAACGGCAACCGGGTGCACTACCTCGCCCGCGGCGAGGCGACCGGCGGCCTGTTCGGGCTCTACCGCTGGGAGTTCTCCGACGCCGTGAGCGGGCCGGGGCCGCACTACCACCGCGCCATGGCCGAGTCGTTCTACGTGCTCGACGGCGAGGTCCGCATCCACACCGGCTCCGCGTGGACCACCGCCCGCCCGGGCGACTTCCTGCACGTCCCGCCCGGAGGGATCCACGGCTTCCGCAACGAGTCCGGCGCCCCGGCCTCGATGCTGCTGCACTTCGCGCCCGGCGCGCCGCGCGAGCCGTACTTCGAGGGGCTCGACCGGCTGGCGCGCGGCGAGGAGTGGACGCCGGAGGAGTACGACGCGTTCATGCGGGCGCACGACAACGTGTGGGTCGAGGAGTCCTAGGCTCCTCCGCTTCCTAGGCCGAGAGGATCAGCCCGCTCGTCGGCACGCCGGTGCCGGCGGTGACCAGAACGTGCTGCGCGTCGGCGACCGGGTTGACCGACGTGCCGCGGATCTGGCGCACGCCCTCGGCGATCCCGTTCATGCCGTGGATGTAGGCCTCGCCGAGCTGGCCGCCGTGGGTGTTGATGGGCAGCCGGCCGCCGACCTCGATGGCGCCGTCCTTGACGAAGTCCTTGGCCTCGCCGCGGCCGCAGAAGCCGAGCTCCTCCAGCTGCATCAGCACGTACGGCGTGAAGTGGTCGTAGAGGATCGCCATCGGCAGGTCCGCGGGCGCGAGGCCCGACTGCTTCCACAGCTCGCGGCCCACGACGCCGATCTCCGGGATCCCGATGTCGTCGCGGTAGTACGACGTCATCACGAACTGGTCCCTGCCCGAGCCCTGCGCCGCCGCCGCGACGTACGCCGGCGGCTGGGCCAGGTCGCGGGCCCGCTCGGCCGACACGACGACGAGCGCGACGGCGCCGTCGGACTCCTGGCAGCAGTCGAGCAGGTGCAGGGGGTCGGCGATCATCCGGGACGCCTGGTGGTCCTCGATGGTGATCGGCTTGCCGTAGAAGAAGGCGGCCGGGTTGGTGGCCGCGTGGCGCCGGTCGGCGACGGCGACCGCGCCGAAGTCGGCCGAGGTGGCGCCGTACTCGTGCATGTAGCGGCGCGCCTGCATGGCGACCGTGGCGGCCGGGGTGGAGAGGCCGAGCGGGTAGGTCCAGGCGTTGTCGAGGCCATTGGTGTTGACCTGCGCCGCCGCCCAGTTGGAGACCTGACCGAAGCGGTCGCCGGAGCGCTCGTTGAAGCCGCGGTAGGCGACGACGACGTCGGCGACGCCGGTGGCGACGGCCATCGCGGCCTGCTGGACGGTCGCGCAGGCGGCGCCGCCGCCGTAGTTGATCCGGCTGAAGAAGCGCAGCTCCGGGATCCCGAGCTCGCGGGCGACCGCGATCTCGGACGACGTGTCCATGGTGAAGGTGACCAGACCGTCGACGTCGGCGGGCGTGAGGCCGCAGTCGGCGAGGGCGTGGCGCACGGCCTCGACGGAGAGCTGGAGCTCGGAGCGGCCGGACTCCTTGGAGAACTCGGTGGCGCCGATGCCGGCGATCGCGGCCTTGCCGGAGAGGGTGCGCTCGCTCATGCCGCCACCGTGACCGTTCCGACGACGTGGTCGCCGAGCGACACCGCGCCGACCACCTTGATCGTCGCGACGCCGTCGGCGACCTCGGTCACCTCGCCGCTGAAGGTGAACGTGTCATAGGGGTACGCCGGCGCGCCGAGCCGGATCGCGATCCCCCGGATCTGCACGTCGGGCCCGGCCCAGTCGGTGACGTAGCGCTCGCACAGCGCGGTGGAGGTGAGGATGTTGACGAAGATGTCCTTCGAGCCGGCAGCCTGCGCGATGTCCCGGTCGTGGTGCACGTCCTGGAAGTCCCGGGTCGCGATCGCCGTCGAGACGACCAGGGTCGGGGTGATGGGCAGGCTCCACTCGGGAAGCCGGTCCCCCACCTTCAGCACGGCGCTCATCGGTCCACCTTCGTCCAGATCGGGAGGGTCAGCTCGTCGTCGACCACGTTCCAGCCGACGACCGCGCGGTCGCCGATCTCGACCGGGCCGGTCATCTCGGCCACCATCCGCACGCCCTCGTCGAGGTCGAGCAGGGCGACGACCAGGGGCAGCTGCTTGCCGGGGACCTGCGGGGCGTGGTGCACGAGATAGGAGAACACCGTGCCGGTGCCGGCGGCCACGACGTAGCCGCGGTCGAAGGCGCCGCAGTCCGGGCAGGCCGGGCCCGGCGGGTGGCGCAGCACCCCGCAGGCGTTGCACTTCTGGATGCGCAGCTCGTGGGCCGCCGTGCCCTCGAAGAAGTAGGCGTTGTCCCGGTTGACGACCGGGCGCACCGGGCCACTCACGCGTCGGCCTTCGCGCGCGGGACGAACTTGAGGACCCGGAAGAGCATGGTCGCGACCCGCTCACCGCGCCCGTCGGGGTGGTCGACGTACCAGGTGTTGCGCGAGGTCACGAAGTAGCCGACGCCCATCCCGGTCGCCTTGGGGCCGACGACCGAGTCGAGCGCGGTGGTGACCCGCAGCCGCTCCCCCACCTTCAGGTAGCGGTCATAGGACTGCTCGCAGTTGGTGCCGAGGACGGCGGTGAAGCCGGCGTCGGTGAGCGCCCGCATCATCGCGTGCAGCGGGTCGTCCTCAGCCGGCCGTCCGCCGAGGCCGTACATGGTCCAGACCTGGGCCATCGACGGCGGCGCCTCCCCCGCGGTGAAGCGCGGGCTGTCGAGGCCGATCGCCTCCAGCCAGTTGTTGATCGTGGGCTGGTTGACCTCGTCGCGGGCGAACCGCTCGGCCGCCTCTCCCCAGCCCTTGATCCGCTCGGCCTCGGCCATCACCTTCTCGTGGACGGTGGCGTCCACCAGCTCGGGCGCGCTCATCGGGGCACCCTCGGCAGGCCGAGGCCGAACATCGAGATCAGCTCGCGCTGCACCTCCTGGACGCCGCCGCCGAAGGTGAGCACCAGGTTCCGCTTGGCCTGGGCGTCGAGGTAGTCGAGCAGTTCCTTCGTCTGCGGCTCTCCCGCGTCGCCGTGGCGGTGCACGAGCGAGACGAGGTCGGCGAGCAGGTGCTGCACCTGGTCGGAGGCGAACACCTTCGACGAGGACGCGTCGGCCACCTCGATCTCGCCGGCGGCAGCGGCGCGCGCGACCTCCCAGTTGAGCAGCTCGTTGATCCGGAACACCGCGGTCGTCCTGCCGAGCAGGTCCCGTACGTCGGAGCGGTCGCGGATCCCGGCGGCGTCGGCCCAGCGGACCACGCGGTCCCGAAGCCCCTCGATCCGCCCGGCCGGCCCCAGCATGACCCGCTCGTGGTTGAGCTGGGTGGTGATCAGCCGCCAGCCCTGGTTCTCCTCCCCGACCAGCATGTCGACCGGGACCCGCACGTCGTTGAAGTACGTCGCGTTGACGTGGTGCGAGCCGTCGGCGGTGATGATCGGCGTCCAGCTGTAGCCCGGGTCCTTCGTGTCCACGATCAGGATCGAGATGCCCTTGTGCTTGGGGGCGTCCGGGTCGGTGCGCACGGCCAGCCAGAGGTAGTCGGCCTGGTGGCCACCGGTGGTCCACAGCTTCTGGCCGTTGACCAGGTAGTACGGGTCGCCGTCACCCTCGACCAGCCTGGCCGTCGTCCGCAGGGACGCGAGGTCGGTGCCGGCGTCGGGCTCGCTGTAGCCGATCGCGAAGTGCACGTCGCCCTTGAGGATGCGCTCGAGGAAGAGGTCCTTCTGCTTCTGCGTCCCGTAGCGGATCAGGGTCG contains:
- the ribD gene encoding bifunctional diaminohydroxyphosphoribosylaminopyrimidine deaminase/5-amino-6-(5-phosphoribosylamino)uracil reductase RibD; this encodes MRRALALAATPGVPLHPNPRVGCVLLAPDGSIVGEGYHHGAGTPHAEVEALKVAGERARGATAVVTLEPCNHTGRTGPCAQALIAAGVTRVVIAQRDPNPQAAGGLDTLLEAGLEVDAGLLADEAAELNRTWTFAHLNGRPFVTWKFATTLDGRSAAADGSSRWVSSPAARRDTHLLRALCDTMLVGANTVEVDDPQLTVRGDDDQPVGEQPLRVVLGERELAEDRRVFDDAAPTVHLRTRDPEQALRILYAEHDRHHVFLEGGPTLAAAFLRAGLVDEVVTYVAPMLLGAGRSAVGDLGIGTIGDALHLRLIETTVVGEGAEANVRMIMRPSERN
- a CDS encoding phosphoribosyl-ATP diphosphatase, which gives rise to MKTFDELFAELSEKAQTRPEGSGTVRQLDAGVHAIGKKLIEEAAESWMAAEHEGKDATALEISQLLYHAQVLMIASGLSLDDVYAHL
- a CDS encoding FAS1-like dehydratase domain-containing protein → MSAPELVDATVHEKVMAEAERIKGWGEAAERFARDEVNQPTINNWLEAIGLDSPRFTAGEAPPSMAQVWTMYGLGGRPAEDDPLHAMMRALTDAGFTAVLGTNCEQSYDRYLKVGERLRVTTALDSVVGPKATGMGVGYFVTSRNTWYVDHPDGRGERVATMLFRVLKFVPRAKADA
- a CDS encoding Zn-ribbon domain-containing OB-fold protein; its protein translation is MSGPVRPVVNRDNAYFFEGTAAHELRIQKCNACGVLRHPPGPACPDCGAFDRGYVVAAGTGTVFSYLVHHAPQVPGKQLPLVVALLDLDEGVRMVAEMTGPVEIGDRAVVGWNVVDDELTLPIWTKVDR
- a CDS encoding bifunctional 3,4-dihydroxy-2-butanone-4-phosphate synthase/GTP cyclohydrolase II — its product is MSVRLDPVDRAIADIAAGRAVVVVDDEDRENEGDIIFAASKATPELMAFTIRHSSGVICAPMPGAMLDRLEIPLMTPHNKDAYRTAYTISVDARDGVSTGISAADRAHTVRVLADSATEPWELTRPGHVFPLRYREGGVLVRRGHTEAAVDLCRLAGLTPAGVLVEVVNDDGTMKRAPELRAFADEHGLAMISIEDLVRYRRRVETHVVREAETSLPTSHGDFTAIGYTITVDGSEHVALVYGDPAALAEGGPVLTRVHSECLTGDVFGSSRCDCGPQLNEAMDRIVQEGRGVVVYLRGHEGRGIGLVAKLQAYQLQDGGRDTVDANLDLGLPADARHYGAATQILKDLGVSEVRLLTNNPDKVTSLEDYGITVGERVPLTPHPNGHNLAYLLTKRDRMGHDLPDLDLEGVN
- a CDS encoding PH domain-containing protein, producing MTPATDVPALPRTWRPLGPRLAAAVFAVILVGAFAWLWVSFDDQTKDAVNDLEKATVIFFILLGLALLNALARSRVVAREDGLTVVNGYRSRRLSWAEVGAVRFPQGAPWPHLDLGDDQRISLLGIHASDGARAATAIRELRAVVAAHQD
- the hisG gene encoding ATP phosphoribosyltransferase, which produces MLKIAVPNKGALSEAASGMLREAGYAQRSDSKQLTKLDPDNDVEFFYLRPRDIALYVGEGTLDAGITGRDLLLDSHATATEALQLGFGRSKFRFAARPGTATGVADLAGKRIATSYDGVVKRYLAEQGVDAAVVRLDGAVETSIQLGVADVIADVVETGSTLRNAGLEVFGEVILESEGVMITRQGAEPSALEVFTRRLQGVLVARAYVMMDYDIRAEKVEQAIALTPGIESPTVSPLHREGWVAVRSMVQRATAQRVMDELFALGARAILTTDIHACRL
- a CDS encoding MaoC family dehydratase: MSAVLKVGDRLPEWSLPITPTLVVSTAIATRDFQDVHHDRDIAQAAGSKDIFVNILTSTALCERYVTDWAGPDVQIRGIAIRLGAPAYPYDTFTFSGEVTEVADGVATIKVVGAVSLGDHVVGTVTVAA
- a CDS encoding lipid-transfer protein, with the protein product MSERTLSGKAAIAGIGATEFSKESGRSELQLSVEAVRHALADCGLTPADVDGLVTFTMDTSSEIAVARELGIPELRFFSRINYGGGAACATVQQAAMAVATGVADVVVAYRGFNERSGDRFGQVSNWAAAQVNTNGLDNAWTYPLGLSTPAATVAMQARRYMHEYGATSADFGAVAVADRRHAATNPAAFFYGKPITIEDHQASRMIADPLHLLDCCQESDGAVALVVVSAERARDLAQPPAYVAAAAQGSGRDQFVMTSYYRDDIGIPEIGVVGRELWKQSGLAPADLPMAILYDHFTPYVLMQLEELGFCGRGEAKDFVKDGAIEVGGRLPINTHGGQLGEAYIHGMNGIAEGVRQIRGTSVNPVADAQHVLVTAGTGVPTSGLILSA
- a CDS encoding cupin domain-containing protein encodes the protein MSYPPPLYDGDGEVSAWVRPSATPADLVYPNGNRVHYLARGEATGGLFGLYRWEFSDAVSGPGPHYHRAMAESFYVLDGEVRIHTGSAWTTARPGDFLHVPPGGIHGFRNESGAPASMLLHFAPGAPREPYFEGLDRLARGEEWTPEEYDAFMRAHDNVWVEES
- a CDS encoding riboflavin synthase, which translates into the protein MFTGIVEELGTVTAVEDQGDAIRLTIASEVTLSDAGLGDSIAVNGCCLTVAERSDTTWTADVMAETLAKTSIGGLAVGDRVNLERAVTAEKRLGGHVVQGHVDAVGEVVARTPSEHWEIVEIKLPDDLGRYLVDKGSITVDGTSLTVVEARDDTFTVSLIPETLARTTLGFRGVGDRVNLEVDVIAKHVEKLVRAYTSASKEN
- the ribH gene encoding 6,7-dimethyl-8-ribityllumazine synthase, with product MAGHGAPDIAPTDCHDLRVAVVAASWHTQVMDGLIAGAQRAFADHKVEAPVVVRVPGTFELAVTADALAPSYDAVIALGVVIRGGTPHFEYVCSAATDGLTRVSLDHHVPIGFGVLTCDDEAQALDRAGLDGSREDKGYEAASAALQTAATLKKIRSRGYAG